From Halorussus lipolyticus:
CACTCGTCCGCGCTCGACTTCGCTCTCGGCGCTCGTTCGGACCGGCGCGTCGGTTTCGAGATTGACGTTGACCGTCACGTCCTGCGGTCGCTGGTTCGTCTGCGCTCGGTCTCGCTGTCGTGACTCGCGTTCGGCGAGTCGCTCGGCCACGAGTTCGTCCACCCGTTCCGCGAGGAGGGCGTCGAGGCTTCCGTCCCGCGCTTCGGTCGCGGGGGACTCCTCGCCGGCGCGGTCGAGGTACTCCCGAAGCGCCTCGCGCATGACCTCGCTCTTGGAGGCGTCGAGGGCCTCGATTTGCTCCACGAGGTCGTCGTCCGCGCGGAAGGTGATTTTACTCATGGCGCTGTTCGTCTGGGCTAAGATGCTCCTCGTATTTCAAACTATGGCTCCGACGACTGGAGCGTCCGACGAGCGACGGGTGTGAGGTTGGGTCGGGTCCTCGGCGAAAGACGTGTTTACGTTTCTTATCAACAACTATTTCTATGTTAAATATGGGTTTGTGTTTCTCATGCCGCCGAGCGCGCACGCGCGGTCTGTCTACACTCCGTCGGTCCGGCCCGTCGGACGAGGATGTGATTCGCTGGACGGTGCCACGCTCCCATCGAATAATAACCCTTAAGTCCGACAGGCCTCCTACGTAAAACTGCGTGCCCGCCCTTAGCTCAGACTGGTAGAGCAGTCGACTGTAGATCGACTTGCCCCCCGTTCAAATCGGGGAGGGCGGACTGATTTTCTCGGAACAACGTGAGCGAGCGACGAGCGTAGCGAGGTGCGAGTGAACCGTCCCCAGAAATTCGCAATTCCGAGCCGATTTGAGCAGACGAGTCGCACGCCCGGAACGGCCCGAGCGAGGCCGAGGGCCTCGGAATGCGAGCGGTGAAACCGCGAGCGAAGGCCGCATGCCCGGACCGTCTCGGCGAGTTCAAACCGTTTTTCGTGCGAACGGCGTGAGCAGTCAAAAGTCAACCGACACGATTCTGCATATCTCTGAGGCTCGCCACACCAGCGACTCCCGTCTTACACGCCCCAGAGGAGCGCGATGCCGAGCGTCGTCACGACCGTCAGAAGCAGTTGCAGGGGCGCGCCCACTCTCACGTAGTCGGTGAACCGGTACCCGCCGGGGCTGTAGACCATCAGGTTGGTCTGGTAGCCCATCGGCGTCATGAAGGCCGTCGAGGCCGCGAACGTCACCGCGAGGACGAAGGCGAAAGCGTTCGCACCGACCTCGTTCGCGGTGCTGACCGCGATGGGCAGGACCAGCGCCACGCTGGCGACCGGCGTGATGAGGTTGGCTAGCAGGCCAGTCAGCAGGTAGAACAGCGCCAGCGTGGCGATTGCGGGCAGGGAGGCCGAGACAGCCGTCACGTAAGACGCCAGCAGGGCGGCGGCCCCGGTCTGCTCCATCGCGATGCCGAGCGGAATCACGCCGGCCAGCAGGAAGATGACTTCCCAGTTCACCGCATCGTAGGCGTCCGCGGGCCGCACCACGTCGCCGACGACCATCGCCACCACGCCGCCGAGCGCCGCGATGGCGATGGGGAGCAAATCGGCCGCCGCAACCGTGATGACGCCGACCACGATGCCGATGGCGAGGAGCGCCTGCCGAACGTCGATGGGTTCGGGTTCGATGTCGAGGCCCCCGCCGACGCGCTCGGTTACGAGGAGGTCGCCCGACTCCTCCAGATGGTCTAGCCCGTTCCGGGTCGCGTGGACCAGCAGGCCGTCGCCCTCGTTCAGCACCGCGTCGGACACGTCCTCGACGACCAGATTCTCGCCGCGTCGGACCGCCAACACGGTCGCGTCGAATCGCTCGCCCATCTTGGTCTCGCCGACCGCCCGCCCGACCAGCCCCGAACCCTCGGGCACGATGACTTCGGCGAGCGTCCCCCGGCCCTCGCCAAGCGCGAGTTCCTCCTCGGTGACCTCGGCGCGGGGGAGTCGTCGCAGGCCCGACTCGTCTACGAACGCTCGGACCGTCTCGTCGTCCGCCCGGACCGTCAGCACGTCGCCGGCCTCGATTTCCCGGTCGGTCCGGGACGCGACGAGGGTCTGGTCGCCCCGGACGACTTGGAGAATTTTCACGTCGTCGGTCCGGGCCTCGGCGACGGTCCGGCCCACCAGCGACGACGACGGCGGGACGTACACCCGAGCCAATCGCCCCTTCAGTCCGAACTCCTCGGTCAGGTCGTGGGGCGCGATTCTGGCGGGAAGCAACCACTGGCCCACCGTCAGCAGATAGACCGACCCGACGACCAGTACCAGCACCCCGAGGGGCGTGAACTGAAACATCGAGAAGGGCGCGCCCGCCACTCCGAGGTCGTCCGCGATGGAACTCGCCACCAGATTCGTCGCGGTCCCGACCAGCGTCAAGGTCCCGCCGAGCATCGCGGCGTACGACAGCGGAATCAGCAGTTTCGACGGCGAGGTGTGCGTCCTGTCGGCGAGGTCGGTTATCATCGGGATAAAGAGCGCGACGACCGGCGTGTTGTTGACGACGCCCGCCAGCGGTCCCGTGATGCCCACCGTCGCGGTCAGAAGCCTATCGCGGTCCCCCTGCGTCAGGCGAGCGACCAGCACCTCCAACTGCTTCACCGCGCCGGTCTCCTCGACCCCGGCGCTCAGGATGTACATCGCCACGATGGTCACCGTCGCCGGACTCGCAAAGCCCGAGATGGCCTCGTCGGCCGAGACGTGGGTGAACTCTCGGAGGACCACCAGCGAGACCAGCACCGCCAGTGCGGTCGTGTCGGTCGGAATCTTCTCGGTGACGAACAGGGCGACCGCACCGGCCACCACCCCGAACACGACGAGTACGTCGATACTCAGCGCCGGTCCTCCCTGTAGCATCGTCCAGAGTATCGGCGAACCGGCAAGTTAGCGTTGCGGTCGGGGGACGGTCGATTCTACCGCTTTGGTCGGGCAGACCCCGAGTTCTCCGCCCGCCGCTCCGTCCCCCCGATTTTTGTCCGAATCCGTCGTGGTCGGACCAGCATGGTCGAACTCTCGCCGCCCCTGCTCGCCGGCGTCGTCGTCGCACTCGTCTCGCTCAGCGCCTTCTTCTCCAGTAGCGAGACCGCAATCTTCTCGCTCCGCGTCGAGTGGATAACCGAGCGCGCGGCGACGGGCGAGCGCCGCGCCGTCCTCCTCGAACGACTCCGCGAGGACCCCCATCGGCTCCTCGTGACCCTGCTGGTCGGCAACAACCTCGTGAACGTCGCGCTGTCGAGCGTCGTGACGCTCTTTCTGACCGACGTGCTTCCGCCGGGCGCGGCCGTGACCGCCGCGACGCTCGGCGTCACGTCGCTGGTCCTCGTGTTCGGCGAAATCGTCCCCAAGTCCTACGGACTCGGCAAGGCCGAGGAGTGGGCGCTCGCCGTGGCCCGGCCGATAGCCGTGGTTGAGCGCGTCCTCTACCCGCTGGTGGCGCTGTTCGACGCGATTACGCGAGGCGCGAGTCGGCGACTCGGCGGCGACACCGACATCGAGGAACCGTACCTCGACGACTGAGAGGTCAGGCGAAGCCGAACGACTCGGGTTCGGGCCGACCCAGCACGTCGGTCACCACCTCGTAGAGGTCCCGGACCTGCGGCCGAGGACGCCCGGTGTGGTTGCGCTCGCTCACCCACCGGTACTGGACGACGCCCTCCTCGTCCACGAAGAAGCAGGCGCGGCGCGCCCGGCGGGTGACCCCGAGTGCCCGGTAGGTCACGCCGTAGTCCTCGGCTATCGAGAGGTCGCGGTCCGAGCAGAAGGGGTAGGTCACGTCGAGGTAGTCCACGAACTCCTGATTGGTCTGGGGGTTCGCACAGTTGACGCCGACGACTTCGAGGCGGTCGTCCGTCCTGAACCAGTCGTACTCGCCGAGCGCGTGGCGCTCCGCGAACTCCTCTAACTCGAAGTTCGTCGGCTGAAACACCAGCAGAACCGCACCGTCGGATAAGAGCGACGACAACGTGACCTCCGACACCGACCCGTCGGGCATCGCCAGCGGTGCGGCGAACTCCGGAGCCTTCGAACCGACGGTCGGACCGCCCGAATCTTCCATTACTGTCTTCTTGCGCGCGGATTGTTTTAAAATTACCTTCGTTCGCGTGGGTTTCGTTCTCACGCTCGGTTCCGACTCGTTTATCACGGTCGGCCAGCAAGGTCGGGTCCATGGTTTCGCCGCTTCTCGCCGACACGCTGGTCTTGGTGGGGTTGGTCGGGTTCTACGGCGGCCTCGCGCGGGACCTCGCGCCGACCACGGACCTGCTGGACCGGCGTCTCGGACTGGGGCTTTCGCTCGGGGTGTACGTCGCGGGAGGAGTCGCGGTGCTGTTGTCGCTAGCGACTGTCTCGGTCAAGGTCTGGCGGATGGACGGCGGGACGTTCGCTGTCAGCACGTCCGCGGTCGGATTCAGTCTCCTGTTTGCGGTCGTGTTCGGCCTGTTCTTC
This genomic window contains:
- a CDS encoding double zinc ribbon domain-containing protein, with product MSKITFRADDDLVEQIEALDASKSEVMREALREYLDRAGEESPATEARDGSLDALLAERVDELVAERLAERESRQRDRAQTNQRPQDVTVNVNLETDAPVRTSAESEVERGRVSDTERTDRRGAESTADAGKPRADAPEAISEDQSCGQCGESLSDDHVYCPNCGEKAARRVFCECGDEVRSDWGFCPSCGRRTPTADVLDRA
- a CDS encoding redoxin domain-containing protein — encoded protein: MEDSGGPTVGSKAPEFAAPLAMPDGSVSEVTLSSLLSDGAVLLVFQPTNFELEEFAERHALGEYDWFRTDDRLEVVGVNCANPQTNQEFVDYLDVTYPFCSDRDLSIAEDYGVTYRALGVTRRARRACFFVDEEGVVQYRWVSERNHTGRPRPQVRDLYEVVTDVLGRPEPESFGFA
- a CDS encoding SLC13 family permease, whose product is MLQGGPALSIDVLVVFGVVAGAVALFVTEKIPTDTTALAVLVSLVVLREFTHVSADEAISGFASPATVTIVAMYILSAGVEETGAVKQLEVLVARLTQGDRDRLLTATVGITGPLAGVVNNTPVVALFIPMITDLADRTHTSPSKLLIPLSYAAMLGGTLTLVGTATNLVASSIADDLGVAGAPFSMFQFTPLGVLVLVVGSVYLLTVGQWLLPARIAPHDLTEEFGLKGRLARVYVPPSSSLVGRTVAEARTDDVKILQVVRGDQTLVASRTDREIEAGDVLTVRADDETVRAFVDESGLRRLPRAEVTEEELALGEGRGTLAEVIVPEGSGLVGRAVGETKMGERFDATVLAVRRGENLVVEDVSDAVLNEGDGLLVHATRNGLDHLEESGDLLVTERVGGGLDIEPEPIDVRQALLAIGIVVGVITVAAADLLPIAIAALGGVVAMVVGDVVRPADAYDAVNWEVIFLLAGVIPLGIAMEQTGAAALLASYVTAVSASLPAIATLALFYLLTGLLANLITPVASVALVLPIAVSTANEVGANAFAFVLAVTFAASTAFMTPMGYQTNLMVYSPGGYRFTDYVRVGAPLQLLLTVVTTLGIALLWGV
- a CDS encoding DUF21 domain-containing protein, whose translation is MVELSPPLLAGVVVALVSLSAFFSSSETAIFSLRVEWITERAATGERRAVLLERLREDPHRLLVTLLVGNNLVNVALSSVVTLFLTDVLPPGAAVTAATLGVTSLVLVFGEIVPKSYGLGKAEEWALAVARPIAVVERVLYPLVALFDAITRGASRRLGGDTDIEEPYLDD